In the genome of Epinephelus moara isolate mb chromosome 14, YSFRI_EMoa_1.0, whole genome shotgun sequence, the window CACCGCAACGTCCTGTTCGCCAGCAGCGGCTACTTCCGCATGCTGCTGTCCCAGGGCCCCGGCGTGCTGTCCGACTCCGTCAACGCCACCTTTGACGTCTTCAGCCCCGAGACCTTCACCGTCATCCTGGATTTCATCTACTCAGGCCAGTTGGACCTCTCCAGTCACAATGTGATTGAGGTGATGTCCGCAGCCAGCTACTTGCAGATGAACAATGTCATCAACTACTGCAAGAACTTCATCAAGTCATCCTTGGACATCAGTGTGAAGGATGAAGACAGCGAGCGCTGCCTCAGCTTGTCTGAGACCTGCAGTTTCACCAGCGGAGCGGGAGAAGAgaccacagagcagcagcagcaatgcCCCAGCTCTGTCAGCCCACCACCAGCCCTCTGGACCCGGGACAACTCCAGATCCCAGTCTAGCTTTATGGGGAAGGACCCAGAGCAGGAGTCATCAGCCTCCGTCCTAAAGACTAACCCAAGCAGCCCTGCTGATGATCTCAACACAGAGGTAGAGGACCTGCACGACCCTCAGGACCCTCTGTACACCTTGCCTGGATCGGAGCGCCGGCGAAGCAGAGGGGCAACTAAGAGGAGAGCATCCAACAACACACGCTCCCACCACCCTGAAGATTTAGACATTCAGGAGGCGAGGACACAAAAGGCTGAAAAGGCAGAGGAGCTGTATGCCACTCTTCCACCTATTGTGGGTGTTATTGGACACTTTAATAAAGGTGAGTTGGCCTGTATGTGAGAGAACGGAAAGGCAGTAGTTCTCTAGAGAAGTGAGAAAAGGAACCACATCATCAGCAGACTGACATTAACTTTATGTAACCATAAAAAGAAGACAGCTCTGTAGGAACAGTGATATCCAGGGAATAAACAGAAAAGTCAAAGCTCTGAAcagtttctcttcctctttgcaGACTCCAACCCCATTATGCGCTTCAAATGTCCCTTTTGCACACATACGGTGAAGAGGAAGGCAGACTTGAAGCGTCACTTGCGCTGCCACACTGGAGAGAGGCCATACCCCTGTCAGGCCTGCAATAAACGCTTTACTCGCCTGGAGCATCTTCGTAGCCATTTTGAGACGGTGGGTTTATTTACAACCAGGAGGTGAAAGCCATTCATTTTGGTTTAACAGTTTCAGAAGAAATGGTGATAAAGTTTCCACCCCAGGCTGCGCTATAGGATTGGAAGATAAAAGATGCATTGTTTTCTTATGTTTACAACCACTTATTTGTACCCATACAGCTACAAAAACACCAACCGGTTTTGTTTCTCCACAGATCCATCAAGCCAGGAAGCTGGTGTGCAGGAAGTGTAAGTGTCAGGTGACAGAGGAGACCGGGCATGTGGTGTGTGAGGGCACACGACGCTACCGCATGTGCACTGCATGCATCCAGGAAGTGGATTGTGATGATATCCCCATGGACAGTATAGATGGCGCCAATGAGGAACCGGCTCTGTTACTGGGGGTGgacggggaggaggagggggacagCAAGAGGAGCTGGATGGTAACCGATGACGATGACCTGGCTGAAGACTCGGGGGCCGACCTCATCATCCAACAGGTGGACGACAGTGACGAGGAGCTGCAGTGAAATGGaaccaaagtgtgtgtgtgtgtgtgtgtgaagaagcATAATACGAGTATTgactgtgtttgagtgtgtgtgtgtgtgtgtgtgataaagcCATGCCAGAGAATTTATGCATAAAATATGCGACTCACTAATGTAAATACACAGTTATTATATATTAGTTGTCTATTAGTTAAATGCAACTCTTTAATTACTTTAAATGAGATGTTGACCTTTGTGACACGATGGAATGCTTTTTGTTAAGCTTCATAAATATATGCAGTATCCAAAGCATGCATATTCAGTGTTTCCTTTGCTTCAGTTATCTTTAAATAATTACTCttgcaaatatgttttttttttatatgcatGGAAGTACACCTTTGCTACTCTTTGGGACTCTCTGCTTTGATAAAAGCTGGCATTTGTGCAAAGTGAAGTGACAAGGAAAGAATTGTGATTCTACTGCTATTTCCCTGTGTTCTGTAGGGGAAGTCAAGAGCAGACTTTTTGTTCCCCACAATGTCACACAGTTGcagttttttaatgattatgtTTGATTATGATGTGCACTATGATACTATAAAAAACaattataatttatttgttgtgttttttactttttgacacattaaagatatttttatacatttgcAGTGTCTGTCTTTTCACcatattttagtgtaaatgGAAAGTAAAATCTAATGAGAAATACTACATTCATCGAGGATGGGAATTGATGTCGTGGATAAAAGCACACAGGTGAACACTGGAAATGCTGTTGTAACTACCGGCAGGTACTGGTTAAATTGCTTACCCACACTGTTACAATGTACCAGTGTTTTTGCATAAGCTGtagctgtgttgtttttgtttggtctTGTACTATTAGGTCCATCTTCATTCTGCTTCACACTCATACTGTAAAAACACTCCAACATATCAATCCTTTCGGATGACTGCTGGGCTCATAATCAAAACTATTTCAACCTTTTTCCAATGTATAGCTGCTCCACAAGGAGGTAATGCTTATTGTAAAGAAACTCAAACCTagatcagtgttgttttttagcaGTAAATGTCTGAGCTGGTGTCAaaagaatttatttttaatttctttgtacATTGTTTGATGACACAAAGGATTTTTAATCCACAAAGGTCTTTGGTAACCTGTATTAGAGGGATTTATCCCATCATATGCATCAAAATGCTGAAAGACGTGTAGCAGTGTCATCTGTCACATGAGGATAGTCTGAGCAGAAAGTGTCAACATGGTAAACCACTTCTGAGATTTTATGATATATCTAGTGGACAAAGATGTGAAAAATTAGATGAGTGAGGTGGTTCCGTGGTACCATGCAGAGGCTCTCAAAAGGGTAATGTAGTGAAATAtgcaaatacaataaaataaaggcaGATTCTGTTTTCAAATTGCAACTATAATATTTAATTGTgtatacactttttttttaatgtcattttagaGAGGTATGTAAAGgcttgaaaaacaaaagtaacatgagtattctttttaaaatcccaaaagcaaaaatatagtaagttattttaaaatccttcatttttttaaaagtaaaaattgtGTTTATGTAGTTGAAAATGATAATTTGACCAAAACGCAGCTGTAAAAGAGGTCAATTTCTACAGGAAGAACTAACTGACATTACCATTAGCGAAGCATTATAAACATATAGTTTTGGGTAAATATTATGTAGGATTTTTATACGTATTTAATTGGTAATGGGGGTTAAATTCAAATTAACACCTTTAATAAATTGATTCAAACATGATTTTTCAATTCAAATTCCCGGCCCATAGATGGCGCTTGCGGTGCTCTTACCATCTGCGAGGTCAACGTTCCTCCTCTGTCGGTGAAGAAGTGACGTCAGAAAAGAGGCTGAACCAACATGGCGGCTGTAATGAGGCTtgtcaacagaaacacatttagTGCAGCAATGGGTCAACAGTATGTAGCGTTTAGCTCAGCAGCGAAAGTCAAAATAGTGAGTTATATTTCCCTTGTATCTTCCAGCTAATTGTATTGTGCATGTTTAGCTAGCTGTCTGAATGACAGCGCTGgttagttagctgttagcgtcCTCAACGGTTAAGCTAACACGGATACGTTTGGTAACCTAGGTGCTGCTAGTTATGCTACCTGTCAGGCTGAACAGGTCAACTATTTGTAATGTAACGCAACTTTACACCTgtattaaatgtgtgtgtgtgtgtgtgtgtgtgtgtgtgtgtgtgtgtgtgtgtgtgtgtgtgtgtgtaggctggCGTAAGAGCAGGTAAAGCTCTTCCAGACATGGTGAAAATAGTGGAGGTGGGACCCAGAGATGGACTCCAGAATGAAAAGGTGAGATTATGTAAGAttaatttgttaatttcatTACATAGCTGCCACTATGGCCAGGAAACATCTACATTAACGTTAACACTGCTCTGTTTTCAAGCATCCGTGTACAGAGATGGAGTAGGTGCACAGCTTATGTGTTATGTAACCAGTGTTTATCAAGCCTCATCTTGTTGCTTTACTGTTTCTACTCTAGACCATCGTGCCAACAGAGACCAAAATTCATTTGATTGACATGTTGTCAGCGTCAGGGCTGCCAGTCATTGAGGCCACCAGCTTTGTGTCCCCAAAATGGGTTCCACAGGTGAGTTTGTTCCCCCAGAGACATTCATGTGGAAAGTGCTGACACACCCCACACAGGGCAGTGCAGAAACTGCAATGTGTGGGAATGGAGTGGCCTTGTTTTCTCCAGCATTAAGTAGTTTCTGTCATGTTTGTCCTCATGTCAGATGGCAGACCAGGTGGAGGTGATGAAGGGCATCAGCAGGAAGCCTGGTGTGGCCTACCCGGTCCTCACCCCCAACCTCAAAGGTTTCCAGGCTGCTGTGAGTGTCAAGCATCATATACCAACATATTTTCCCAACGCAGCTTCTCATCCTGTCGGTGATGTGTccagaaaattaatttaaaatgccTTATTCTTGCTTGTACTTACTACAGGTGAAGGCAGGAGCTTCAGAGGTAGCCATATTTGGTGCTGCGTCTGAGCTGTTCAGTAAGAAGAACATAAACTGCTCAGTGGATGAAAGTTTACAGCGCTTTGACGAGGTCATGAAAGCAGCAAAAGAGGCCGGTGTGCCAGTTAGAGGGTAGGATTACTTGCTCCCGCTTTACTCTCTACAAACATATAAATCATTGTAATTATAGGCTTTAATTTTTACTTGagttcctctctctgtttcttgtCACTGCAGTTACGTGTCGTGTGTCCTTGGATGCCCTTATGAAGGCAAGGTGGCACCTGAAAAAGTTGCACATGTGAGTTCTCACTTTATACATATTTACATTATGTGAACAGGCAGAAATGTATTCATTATCCTTTGACAAAAGACATAAATACAATGTAAGCACTGTCACTCATGAAACCAGGTCAAGATTTGATTCTGATCTTGCAGGTAGCTAAGCGTCTGTACTCCATGGGCTGCTATGAGATCTCTTTGGGTGACACTATTGGAGTGGGGACACCAGGTAGCATGACTGAAATGCTGGAAGCAGTGAGCAGAGAGGTGCCAGTTAACGCCTTGGCAGTGCACTGCCACGATACCTACGGCCAGGCCCTGGCTAACATCCTCGTAGCCTTACAGGTCAGACCTGGTTTATCCTAATGCTATTTGAAAATATCTGTAGCTGATTATTGTTGTTGCAGTGTTaattttaattagtttcaaGGTAAAgattgtctttgttttgcagATGGGAGTCAGTGTGATAGACTCATCAGTGGCAGGACTCGGCGGCTGTCCGTATGCTCAGGGGGCTTCTGGGAATGTTGCTACTGAGGATGTAGTGTATATGCTGCATGGACTTGGAATTCAAACAGTAAGAAGGCACTATTTGTTTCTCTTTAGCCCCCCCCGTCTAAAAGTAGAGACTAAAGATGCTGCTCTTGCATTATTTTTCTTATGAGGGAGGAAAAACTGCTCTTTCATGAATTAAAGGCACCATTTTAGCAGAATATTCCAGTCTGCCCTGTCACCATTTAGTTTGCAGTTGTAATTCTGTACGATGTGAGCTATCTCAAGTTTAACTTTCTGTCCTCATCTCAGGGAGTGGACCTCTCAAAGCTGATGGATGCTGGAGCTTTCATCTGTCGAACCCTCAACAGGAAGACCAACTCCAAAGTAGCGCAGGCCACCTGCAAACTGTAGACAAAAACTAAACTATAGGCTTTTGCACAGACTGCACACTTCAGCACAACCGTGTAACCCGGAGCTGTCACCTTCTGTATGTTCACTTCTCCCCtttggtaattctagtttgatTCATCCTCTCCCGGTGTGAGAATATTACGTTAAGATTTGACCGGTACTCCTGACCCCTACCTCTGTTTAGATTAAAACCGTAGATATTCACTACATGAAAGCATAGCTGGAACAAGTGCCTTATCTGTCTAATCATACAGATCTTGCTTATCAAAAGCTATGCCTTCACCcattcattgatagtgtgcttACATTCTTTTCTGGACAGTGGGTAAGCCAAAATGAAGCACTTTGTTTATCGCAATAAATGAAGCAGTAAAAATGTCCTGGGGATGGATAATCTCACTGTTGATGTCGGAGAGAAGACGGAAGCATTGCTTTGACTTCTGTCAGTGTGTATATGCAGTGATCAGTGTcttcaaattaattttctaCACAGGGAGCATCTAAGGTAAATGTCACTCCTTATGAACTTGGGCATTGTACtggcttgtgaaaaaaaaatgttgatgtgtgctttgtatttattgtaaaatGTCTCTTTAAATTTAACATGTACATATCCaactagatttaaaaaaaaagtttcataaaTAAAATCTGTCATTAATTTAAAATTGAGAGCACTGTGATGAATCTAAAGGCTCTGAAACAGGCCATATAAATGGTTTAGCAAGAACTAAAGAATTGGATTTGTAATTTCTGCCCTGTTACAGTCAACACcggatgggtttttttctttgtggaaGAAAATTTGATTTGAAGCCATCATCGACAAAATACGGATCATAGGTGGGTGTTAATCTTTGACAAACTCCATAGTGATTTAGCAGTTTGTTGCGGAAATGATTCAGGataaacaaaaactgttttcttcACCACTCCTTTTTAAGAACCTGACTGACAAGTCTGACAGGCAGACTGAGATTCTTACTGCAAGCCTCCACAACCCTTAGACACATACATCATGGGTATCGGAGACGAGAAAATAGTACGTCATGATGACTCACAGCTAGTTTAAATGGTAAAGTGCTAGTTGGCATGCAAGCCTGGTCATCGGCAGCGTAAGAACCTTCATTATGagtcagcagtgatggaaaaatTCAGTTCCTTATATAATAAGGATGATCAGAGAGTAGCGTGGGAGTAAAAAGAGTCCCACACGTGTAAATGGCAACCATAGCAGCCACTTACAGTTAAaacaccaaacaaacacacatttaataaatttaatatatttagtTTTGTAAAAATGACATTATTAACAACAAGTGCAT includes:
- the zbtb8a gene encoding zinc finger and BTB domain-containing protein 8A; this translates as MEMVADLGASRLYRAPGESSHQQPQRWFNTADITVAHQSSLLKQLNQQRRQELFCDCSVLVEGQLFRAHRNVLFASSGYFRMLLSQGPGVLSDSVNATFDVFSPETFTVILDFIYSGQLDLSSHNVIEVMSAASYLQMNNVINYCKNFIKSSLDISVKDEDSERCLSLSETCSFTSGAGEETTEQQQQCPSSVSPPPALWTRDNSRSQSSFMGKDPEQESSASVLKTNPSSPADDLNTEVEDLHDPQDPLYTLPGSERRRSRGATKRRASNNTRSHHPEDLDIQEARTQKAEKAEELYATLPPIVGVIGHFNKDSNPIMRFKCPFCTHTVKRKADLKRHLRCHTGERPYPCQACNKRFTRLEHLRSHFETIHQARKLVCRKCKCQVTEETGHVVCEGTRRYRMCTACIQEVDCDDIPMDSIDGANEEPALLLGVDGEEEGDSKRSWMVTDDDDLAEDSGADLIIQQVDDSDEELQ
- the hmgcl gene encoding hydroxymethylglutaryl-CoA lyase, mitochondrial gives rise to the protein MAAVMRLVNRNTFSAAMGQQYVAFSSAAKVKIAGVRAGKALPDMVKIVEVGPRDGLQNEKTIVPTETKIHLIDMLSASGLPVIEATSFVSPKWVPQMADQVEVMKGISRKPGVAYPVLTPNLKGFQAAVKAGASEVAIFGAASELFSKKNINCSVDESLQRFDEVMKAAKEAGVPVRGYVSCVLGCPYEGKVAPEKVAHVAKRLYSMGCYEISLGDTIGVGTPGSMTEMLEAVSREVPVNALAVHCHDTYGQALANILVALQMGVSVIDSSVAGLGGCPYAQGASGNVATEDVVYMLHGLGIQTGVDLSKLMDAGAFICRTLNRKTNSKVAQATCKL